The proteins below are encoded in one region of Fulvia fulva chromosome 9, complete sequence:
- a CDS encoding MFS-type transporter dbaD: MAHKEDDFHFQMRESPLHSRDQSIASNWRGHARDESAASGFAAFHRPLTQDSHRPFGDSNFTNSSSNLVPYHERNVSDIVSPTQQAFMSRDDIRRAASPGFHPGYPGPESPTSSTNGRTWPTESPLAIPHNAAHHGDKGPSISSVVKEYLSPSPAESTHNPPPGPPGGPPPDGGTTAWLQVLAGYFLFFNTWGLINAFGVFQSYYKETLIRGQTNSSIAWIGTLTSFFLCASPISWGPIFDIGSPRLLVLFGSFSVALGIMMMSLCDKYWQLILAQGICCGLGGGALFITATSVLPSYFSKKRALAMGISASGSSLGGVMYPIVFTYVQPVLGFGWAVRIIGFIAILTLTIPCTLIKPRAKPPGARKIFDTSILLELPFEIMNLATFFGFVGQYIPYFFIEQFAAQHSLDFQFWMLIFLNVGSIPGRIIPSLIADKFFHPLKVLATTTAAATILAFCWIAIKHSTPGLIVWCFLYGFCSGAFVSLQGAAVASMTSDLRTIGTRFGINMFAGALGILIGSPVGGAIFPESWPGAQSFCGATLLLAAISIVGCWFSYQRPLVRGRGGAAKNRGGVA; the protein is encoded by the exons ATGGCGCACAAGGAGGACGATTTTCATTTCCAGATGCGCGAATCGCCTTTGCATTCGAGGGACCAATCGATCGCATCCAACTGGCGTGGCCATGCGAGGGACGAGTCTGCAGCCTCAGGCTTTGCTGCGTTCCACAGACCACTAACGCAGGACTCGCATCGACCTTTTGGGGATTCAAACTTTACCAACTCCAGCAGCAACCTCGTGCCATACCACGAGCGAAATGTCTCAGATATTGTATCCCCGACACAGCAGGCCTTTATGTCGAGAGACGACATTCGCCGCGCTGCCTCGCCTGGCTTCCACCCAGGCTATCCAGGTCCAGAATCCCCAACGTCGTCTACCAACGGAAGGACATGGCCTACGGAGTCACCATTAGCCATACCTCACAATGCGGCGCACCACGGCGACAAAGGCCCATCGATTAGTTCAGTCGTCAAGGAGTATCTTTCACCTTCGCCCGCAGAATCAACTCACAATCCCCCGCCTGGACCACCTGGAGGACCACCCCCTGATGGCGGCACAACCGCGTGGCTGCAAGTACTTGCTGGTTACTTCCTATTCTTCAACACGTGGGGCCTGATCAACGCTTTCGGCGTGTTCCAATCGTACTACAAGGAAACTCTGATCCGCGGCCAGACAAACTCATCGATAGCATGGATAGGCACATTGACCTCATTCTTCCTATGCGCATCACCCATATCCTGGGGCCCCATCTTCGACATTGGCTCGCCACGACTACTTGTCCTTTTCGGTTCCTTCTCTGTGGCACTTGGCATAATGATGATGTCTCTCTGCGACAAATACTGGCAACTGATCCTCGCCCAAGGCATCTGCTGTGGCCTGGGCGGCGGCGCGCTCTTCATCACAGCCACCTCCGTCCTCCCTTCGTACTTCAGCAAAAAGCGCGCTCTGGCGATGGGCATCTCAGCCTCTGGCTCCTCCCTGGGCGGCGTCATGTACCCCATCGTCTTCACCTACGTCCAGCCAGTCCTTGGCTTCGGCTGGGCTGTCCGCATCATAGGCTTCATCGCCATCCTC ACCCTCACAATCCCCTGCACCCTCATCAAACCCCGCGCCAAACCCCCCGGCGCGCGTAAAATCTTCGACACCTCCATCCTCCTCGAACTCCCCTTCGAAATCATGAACCTCGCCACCTTCTTCGGCTTCGTCGGCCAATACATCCCCTACTTCTTCATCGAGCAATTCGCCGCCCAGCACTCCCTCGACTTCCAATTCTGGATGCTCATCTTCCTCAACGTCGGCTCCATCCCCGGCCGCATCATCCCCTCCCTCATCGCAGACAAATTCTTCCACCCGTTAAAAGTCCTCGCAACCACCACCGCCGCAGCGACGATTCTGGCGTTCTGCTGGATTGCGATTAAACACTCTACCCCGGGCCTGATTGTGTGGTGCTTCCTCTACGGCTTCTGCTCCGGCGCGTTCGTATCCCTCCAAGGCGCCGCAGTCGCGTCCATGACCAGCGACCTGCGCACGATCGGCACGCGCTTCGGGATCAACATGTTCGCCGGCGCGTTAGGAATTCTGATCGGAAGTCCCGTCGGCGGCGCTATCTTTCCTGAAAGTTGGCCGGGAGCGCAGAGCTTTTGTGGTGCGACGTTGTTACTGGCTGCGATTTCGATTGTTGGGTGTTGGTTTAGTTATCAGCGTCCGTTGGTCCGCGGTCGCGGCGGCGCGGCTAAGAATAGAGGAGGAGTCGCGTAG
- a CDS encoding Putative acyl-CoA synthetase, with product MGETMLSIEYGPKVGTQKESHLQLWQDVVNARPNATALIAKHQSPSTFRWVGSQHVDTPYVQWTFADLDRGARRLATALNRLTHIDRRPIAALINNQAEWALLYWASAYLHSPFVPINPKIATRTEELNHMLDLVGPAVLVSADLQIASQLEQSVSEKLMSSIDVRLTLSASGAETSQTWGLLGNVMSGEPTPPDTPDVMSADDTIVILFTSGTTSLPKPCALTSFQCLNAALGYMDAQKVNSSHRFVQHLPGFHSYGIGWSLGFWLRGGTVIFPSDSFEAQATLECFDQHGATHMGLVPTTAQAILAHPAFAKTDLSTLVSIDISGAGVLPSLVEACTAALKVPSSTSYGMTESPGTAAWGVDEGSVLRDGEVMSGRPVRNTVQKICEPDSRDAVPRGQLGELHNGGPQVILRYMDPRVSTKDFYQDEDGTRWIITGDQAVMDHDGAVRITGRYKDMIIRGGENISPAGIEDYLSKKEAVFQVYVVGAPDDMAGEVPIAVITTKEGQEADIAALKQDVTRDLGAAFAPKLILHLNKDLGLDAFPSTASGKIRKVELAKVVKEYLKAQAEAGLDKSGSTIDSLLGIWKMISGADGLLPSTTIDAFADSLMMMQLSGIVKKEFDRDITVEDFKLCESIQDQADLVDSRPLRSAVITKPRREGPPALLDMPHAREDVEVYERTQHAVADMLAPLGMKWDDVEDVVPLPDWDAIFCHRIRPSSWNLRFSYNAPVGVEALEKAIRASLEFHPTMRSMALDQDGETLLVTLRSTEEWCKASITTGWEVQTKEDLNTLVLNDPILDNASAPGPLVKFHVAKILEDGTSGLVLVASHAVNDMSMTKVWLEDIVNLLTGEATPVHHAQFKDYATAFFDHRDGLEADNGIELFARKHQGVSLVPETTFWPPQRAPEWFKGVDAGWSRWTGTKARKGERSVAQSEKVKAQAGIRRAVKVDDLQRLKAEYNVPVFMLVKAAIAILNISRTGGKEAIFGTINAARSWPFSSDYNALEREAYTGNPLDISGCTTEYVLDRISVGSSKSLLAFMQQVTKDEEQNSAYAHTPIFRIIDRLRDPISADDTRTFAERERDAASYLPLIRRQSFNWLPTAPTAQNPKGLRFQQMLTRMDNGLTITGFLMDDKRSVALGFSWDAEHLSFTEAERALNDLTGLVDKMGKEENWSKSVEELLRM from the coding sequence ATGGGTGAAACAATGCTCTCCATTGAGTACGGCCCAAAAGTCGGCACCCAGAAGGAATCCCACCTCCAGCTCTGGCAAGATGTTGTGAATGCACGACCAAACGCAACAGCCCTCATCGCCAAACATCAGTCACCATCCACATTCCGCTGGGTCGGAAGTCAACATGTTGACACACCATACGTCCAATGGACCTTTGCAGATCTCGACCGAGGAGCCAGAAGACTGGCCACTGCCTTGAATAGGTTGACACACATCGACCGTCGACCGATCGCAGCTCTTATCAACAACCAAGCAGAATGGGCGCTTCTATACTGGGCTTCGGCCTATCTTCATTCGCCCTTTGTGCCCATCAACCCGAAGATCGCAACGAGGACCGAGGAACTCAACCATATGCTGGATCTTGTTGGACCCGCGGTTCTGGTCAGCGCAGATCTGCAGATTGCAAGTCAGCTTGAGCAGAGCGTGTCCGAGAAGCTTATGTCGTCTATTGACGTGAGATTAACCTTGTCAGCATCAGGTGCGGAGACCTCGCAGACATGGGGTCTTCTTGGAAATGTCATGTCCGGCGAGCCAACACCACCAGATACGCCAGATGTGATGTCTGCAGACGACACTATAGTCATCCTCTTCACTAGCGGAACGACCTCGCTTCCGAAACCTTGTGCTTTGACCAGCTTTCAGTGCTTGAACGCTGCGCTTGGATACATGGATGCCCAGAAGGTTAATTCGAGCCATCGATTCGTTCAGCACCTTCCAGGCTTCCACTCTTATGGCATTGGCTGGTCGCTGGGTTTCTGGTTGAGAGGTGGAACAGTCATCTTCCCGTCCGACTCTTTCGAGGCTCAGGCCACGCTCGAATGCTTCGATCAGCATGGAGCAACCCACATGGGATTGGTTCCTACCACAGCACAGGCGATCTTGGCGCATCCAGCATTCGCGAAGACAGACCTCAGCACACTGGTCAGCATCGACATTTCTGGCGCTGGAGTGTTGCCGAGCTTGGTGGAGGCTTGCACAGCTGCGCTGAAAGTTCCATCTAGCACCAGTTATGGCATGACCGAAAGCCCTGGCACTGCAGCATGGGGTGTCGATGAAGGATCTGTCCTCCGTGATGGTGAGGTCATGTCTGGCCGACCTGTAAGAAACACTGTACAGAAGATCTGCGAGCCAGACTCCAGAGACGCCGTGCCCCGTGGGCAATTGGGTGAGCTGCACAATGGTGGGCCGCAAGTCATTCTGCGATACATGGACCCAAGAGTTTCCACCAAAGACTTCTACCAGGACGAAGATGGCACCAGATGGATCATTACCGGCGACCAAGCAGTCATGGACCACGACGGAGCTGTACGAATCACTGGCCGGTACAAGGACATGATCATCCGCGGTGGTGAGAACATTTCTCCCGCTGGCATCGAAGACTATCTCAGCAAGAAGGAAGCTGTATTCCAGGTCTATGTGGTGGGCGCGCCGGACGACATGGCTGGCGAGGTGCCGATCGCTGTCATTACGACAAAGGAAGGCCAGGAAGCAGATATCGCAGCGCTGAAGCAAGACGTAACCCGGGATCTTGGGGCAGCCTTTGCGCCAAAGCTGATTCTCCATCTGAACAAAGACCTTGGCTTGGACGCTTTCCCAAGCACAGCCTCCGGCAAAATCAGAAAGGTCGAGCTTGCCAAGGTGGTCAAGGAGTATCTGAAAGCGCAAGCTGAGGCTGGCCTCGACAAGTCAGGATCCACGATCGATTCTCTTCTTGGCATCTGGAAGATGATCAGTGGTGCCGATGGACTTCTGCCTTCAACTACAATCGATGCCTTTGCAGACTCGCTTATGATGATGCAGCTTTCTGGCATTGTTAAGAAGGAGTTTGACCGCGATATCACAGTCGAAGACTTCAAGTTATGCGAGAGTATTCAGGACCAGGCAGATCTTGTTGATTCCAGGCCACTGAGGAGTGCCGTGATCACCAAGCCCAGACGCGAAGGCCCGCCCGCTTTGCTCGACATGCCTCATGCGAGGGAAGACGTTGAGGTATACGAGCGAACACAGCATGCCGTGGCTGACATGCTGGCGCCACTCGGCATGAAGTGGGACGATGTCGAGGACGTTGTGCCACTTCCAGATTGGGACGCCATCTTCTGCCACCGCATTCGCCCGTCTTCGTGGAACCTTCGCTTCAGCTACAACGCGCCAGTGGGTGTTGAAGCTCTGGAGAAAGCCATCAGAGCGTCGCTGGAGTTCCACCCAACGATGAGATCAATGGCACTGGACCAAGATGGCGAAACACTGCTCGTCACTCTGCGTAGCACCGAGGAATGGTGCAAAGCATCCATCACGACCGGCTGGGAGGTGCAGACCAAAGAAGACCTCAACACCCTTGTGCTGAACGACCCGATTCTCGATAATGCCAGCGCTCCTGGGCCGCTCGTCAAGTTCCATGTCGCCAAGATCCTGGAGGACGGTACATCCGGTCTCGTGCTGGTCGCATCGCACGCAGTCAACGATATGAGCATGACCAAAGTGTGGCTGGAGGATATCGTAAATCTCCTGACCGGCGAAGCCACGCCAGTGCATCACGCACAGTTCAAAGACTATGCCACAGCCTTCTTCGACCATCGCGATGGCCTTGAAGCCGACAACGGCATCGAGTTGTTTGCCAGGAAGCATCAAGGTGTCAGTCTAGTCCCCGAGACAACTTTCTGGCCACCCCAAAGAGCACCCGAATGGTTCAAAGGTGTCGATGCAGGCTGGTCAAGGTGGACAGGAACCAAAGCCAGGAAAGGCGAACGCTCGGTTGCTCAGAGTGAGAAGGTCAAAGCCCAGGCCGGTATCCGCAGAGCAGTCAAGGTTGACGACCTACAAAGGCTCAAGGCCGAGTACAATGTGCCAGTCTTCATGCTAGTCAAAGCCGCCATCGCCATCCTCAACATCTCGAGGACTGGTGGCAAAGAAGCAATCTTCGGAACCATCAACGCCGCACGGTCGTGGCCATTCAGCTCCGACTACAACGCTCTCGAAAGAGAAGCATACACTGGCAACCCGTTGGACATCTCCGGCTGCACAACCGAGTACGTCCTTGACAGAATATCCGTCGGCAGCTCAAAGTCATTGCTAGCGTTCATGCAGCAAGTAACCAAGGACGAAGAGCAGAACTCTGCATACGCCCACACCCCCATCTTCCGCATAATCGACCGCCTCCGGGATCCCATCTCTGCGGACGATACTAGAACTTTCGCAGAACGCGAGCGGGACGCCGCGTCGTACTTGCCACTAATCAGGAGGCAGAGTTTCAACTGGCTACCTACTGCACCGACTGCGCAGAACCCAAAGGGTCTCAGGTTCCAGCAGATGTTGACTCGCATGGACAATGGCCTGACGATTACGGGATTCTTGATGGATGATAAGCGCAGTGTCGCTTTGGGCTTCAGCTGGGATGCGGAGCATTTGAGCTTTACCGAGGCTGAGAGAGCGCTTAATGACTTGACCGGTCTTGTGGACAAGATGGGTAAGGAGGAGAATTGGTCAAAGTCCGTGGAAGAGCTCTTGCGGATGTAA
- a CDS encoding Vesicular-fusion protein sec18, whose translation MFNRNALFGNRQEAPPGQRTPVRQPSGRCILTEGPTSQPEPRQQPSYDQPPRHHEAPRDSGRMQLQPVASLKELIFSNVAAVSPQDIGGSREDVYLLINGQYALSARPHPAVQRGQIGLNEFQRTWMQVAFTDVIEAERYDPFRQGKRVHLGNMDVEIGFAGKTSSPNPFDQDELADCVKKTFQHQIFAPGQSALMDFRSAKLKLTIRLVEMVDLMNLSAGTSGAQSDPRARGILTPETVINFFKDAKSPINLKGSTKRPAANSVLRPDFKFEDMGIGGLDKEFSDIFRRAFASRIFPPGLVDQLGIQHVRGMLLYGPPGTGKTLIARQIGKMLNAREPKVINGPEVLNKYVGQSEENIRKLFADAEKEQKEKGDESGLHIIIFDELDAVCKQRGSGAGGGTGVGDSVVNQLLSKLDGVDQLNNILLIGMTNRKDMIDEALLRSGRLEVHMEISLPDEFGRGQILKIHTNKMRENGKLSSDVDLTTLAKETRNFSGAEISGLVKAASSFALQRHIKGGTVAAVSDDIADMKLRMADFELALQEVKPLFGVNEEDLEDSVGEGIIHFGPQIEKILESGRELVEVVRSGDVRIFSALLHGPSGSGKTALAAQIALDSGFPFIKLVKAADMVGMNEIQKIQYLSKVFTDAYKSPLNALVIDGIELLIDWVPVGPRFSAAVLAALKSLLTSNPPKNRLLLVLGTTSERTVMQQLQLKFKFEIAVPNLQTSEELSHVLRAQSFEDQDIRRALQVIESTTGSSSINIGIQRILDIVKKSKRNPDKAGAFAEMICEAKNDA comes from the exons ATGTTCAATCGTAACGCCCTCTTTGGCAACAGACAAGAAGCACCGCCTGGACAACGAACACCAGTGCGCCAGCCTTCAGG AAGGTGTATACTGACTGAGGGTCCTACTAGTCAGCCCGAGCCACGACAGCAACCCTCCTACGATCAGCCTCCACGACACCACGAAGCACCGCGAGATAGCGGAAGAATGCAGCTGCAACCTGTAGCATCGCTGAAAGAGCTCATATTCTCAAATGTTGCTGCTGTCTCGCCGCAAGATATAGGAGGATCTCGAGAGGACGTGTATCTGCTCATAAATGGACAATATGCATTGTCGGCACGTCCCCACCCCGCCGTGCAGAGAGGCCAGATCGGTCTAAACGAGTTTCAAAGGACATGGATGCAAGTCGCGTTCACGGATGTCATCGAAGCGGAACGCTACGATCCCTTTCGTCAAGGGAAGCGAGTACATCTGGGCAATATGGACGTCGAGATTGGCTTCGCAGGCAAGACGAGCTCACCAAACCCCTTTGATCAAGATGAACTTGCAGATTGCGTCAAGAAGACTTTCCAACATCAAATCTTCGCGCCTGGGCAGTCAGCCCTCATGGACTTTAGGAGCGCTAAGCTAAAGCTCACGATCCGGCTTGTAGAGATGGTGGACCTTATGAACCTGAGTGCAGGCACAAGTGGTGCGCAGAGTGATCCACGGGCGAGAGGTATTCTCACACCAGAGACTGTCATCAACTTCTTCAAGGATGCGAAGTCACCTATCAACTTGAAGGGCTCGACAAAGAGGCCGGCAGCCAACTCAGTTCTACGGCCCGACTTCAAATTCGAGGATATGGGCATCGGTGGTCTTGACAAGGAGTTTAGCGACATTTTCCGCAGGGCTTTCGCCTCGCGCATCTTCCCTCCAGGATTGGTGGACCAGCTGGGCATCCAACATGTTCGCGGTATGCTTCTATACGGGCCTCCTGGAACTGGTAAAACACTTATCGCGCGTCAAATTGGAAAGATGCTGAACGCTCGTGAGCCCAAAGTCATCAACGGTCCAGAAGTGCTCAACAAGTATGTTGGTCAATCGGAAGAGAACATCCGTAAGCTGTTCGCAGATGCAGAGAAAGAACAAAAGGAGAAGGGCGACGAGAGCGGGCTTCACATCATCATCTTTGACGAACTAGATGCCGTGTGCAAGCAGCGTGGCTCGGGAGCTGGAGGTGGCACCGGCGTGGGCGACAGTGTGGTCAACCAGCTGCTCTCGAAGTTGGACGGTGTCGATCAGCTGAACAACATCCTCCTCATCGGTATGACTAATCGCAAAGATATGATCGACGAGGCACTACTGCGATCTGGACGTCTCGAAGTGCATATGGAGATCAGCTTGCCGGACGAATTCGGACGTGGACAGATTCTCAAGATTCACACCAACAAAATGCGTGAGAATGGAAAACTATCCTCTGATGTCGATCTTACCACCCTCGCGAAGGAGACTCGTAACTTCTCTGGAGCAGAAATCAGTGGCTTGGTTAAAGCTGCCAGCAGTTTTGCGCTACAGCGGCATATCAAGGGCGGTACCGTTGCAGCAGTATCCGACGACATCGCAGACATGAAACTACGCATGGCAGACTTCGAACTTGCACTGCAGGAAGTTAAGCCTCTTTTCGGTGTCAACGAAGAAGATCTCGAGGACAGTGTAGGTGAGGGCATCATTCACTTCGGCCCACAGATCGAAAAGATTTTGGAAAGTGGCCGAGAACTGGTTGAAGTTGTCCGCTCAGGCGACGTACGCATTTTCTCTGCCCTTCTCCATGGCCCAAGTGGAAGTGGCAAGACTGCCCTCGCAGCACAAATCGCTCTGGACTCAGGATTCCCTTTCATCAAATTGGTCAAAGCCGCGGATATGGTCGGCATGAACGAGATCCAGAAGATTCAATATCTCTCGAAGGTCTTCACAGACGCCTACAAATCGCCACTCAATGCCCTGGTCATCGATGGGATAGAGCTTCTCATCGACTGGGTGCCCGTGGGCCCGCGTTTCTCCGCAGCAGTATTGGCTGCGCTCAAAAGCTTGTTGACGAGCAATCCACCCAAGAACCGTCTGCTGCTGGTACTAGGCACGACATCGGAACGGACTGTCATGCAGCAGCTGCAGTTGAAGTTCAAGTTCGAGATTGCGGTTCCCAATCTCCAAACCTCGGAAGAGTTGTCACATGTCCTGCGTGCGCAGAGCTTCGAAGATCAAGACATCAGACGTGCTCTGCAAGTCATTGAGAGCACTACTGGGTCAAGCTCGATCAATATCGGGATACAGAGGATATTGGATATCGTCAAGAAATCGAAGCGGAATCCAGACAAAGCTGGTGCATTTGCTGAGATGATCTGCGAGGCGAAGAACGATGCATAG
- a CDS encoding Calcium-binding protein NCS-1 gives MGKSQSKLSQQELIDLQKATHFDKKELQQWYKGFLKDCPSGMLTKSEFQKIYKQFFPFGDPSSFADYVFNVFDADKSGSIDFKEFICALSVTSRGKMEDKLDWAFQLYDIDGDGKISYDEMLSIVEAIYKMVGSMVKLPEDEDTPEKRVKKIFRMMDKDENGSLDMAEFKEGSKRDETIVSALSLYDGLV, from the exons ATGGGCAAAAG CCAGAGCAAGCTCAGCCAGCAAGAGCTCATCGACCTCCAGAAAGCGACACACTTCGACAAGAAAGAGCTGCAACAATGGTACAAGG GCTTCCTGAAGGACTGCCCTAGCGGCATGTTGACCAAGTCCGAGTTCCAAAAGATATACAAGCAGTTCTTCCCCTTCGGCGACCCTTCCTCCTTCGCAGATTATGTCTTCAACGTGTTCGATGCGGACAAGTCCGGGAGCATAGACTTTAAAGAGTTCATCTGCGCACTATCCGTCACGAGCAGAGGCAAGATGGAGGACAAGCTCGACTGGGCATTTCAGCTGTACGACATAGACGGCGACGGCAAGATCAGCTACGACGAGATGTTGTCCATCGTAGAGGCGATATACAAGATGGTGGGCAGCATGGTGAAGCTGCCGGAGGACGAGGACACACCCGAAAAGAGAGTTAAAAAGATCTTCAGGATGATGGACAAGGATGAGAATGGGTCGCTGGACATGGCTGAGTTCAAG GAGGGAAGCAAGCGTGATGAGACAATTGTGTCAGCATTGTCGTTATACGACGGTCTGGTATGA
- a CDS encoding Conserved oligomeric Golgi complex subunit 6: MADSYFTGRSASPLTENGASLLSPPTPTTGPPGRSNALHNRITSVLSASYADLEIRDALDMLDERGTQNTAEARRNLRLDVQEELIQCNGEIVHDFGKVAEQLKRIGSAIANLNTSCVEMRKHINAANRETGPMLDEAKTILADKHQVETKQQLLDAFKKHFVVSDADLAILTSTAEPVNDDFFRVLTRVKKIHEDCQVLLGSENQRLGLEILEQSSRHLNAAFQKLYRWVQREFKTLDLENPQISAAIRRALRVLAERPTLFQNCLDFFAEARQHILSNNFYSALTGAPVDREHPVMGKAIELSAHDPLRYISDMLAWAHSATVSEREALEVLFISEGDEIAKSIKAGIESEPWSRDEAGDATPFDGRKALNELVDRDLTGVFRQLRQRTEQVVQSHEDATLAYKISNLVTFYTSIFANLLGEGSSLLDTLRPLADTAMRSFSSIMRDHVASLHTDLAISTDDLSPPDFLTDALHTLKVLMKSYDTSITTNNREERIEGFQPILQVALNPFLSGCENITKRLRSPNNHIFALNCLFATKEVLSTYFFADQSSALQPRIDAHEAELVEAMHVWFLHESGLKPLVDNITRPEDLNTACKDPSQLISIAQSLDAFLPTATEDARGFLSQLENKTLARRVIEHAAERFCEDFEETEAMVVQADDIRARQVNGGDSEEEMWLRDLFPRTVGDIKVLLS, encoded by the coding sequence ATGGCCGACTCCTACTTCACTGGCAGATCAGCATCACCTCTGACTGAGAACGGAGCATCGTTGCTGTCTCCACCGACGCCAACCACTGGGCCTCCAGGCAGATCCAACGCACTGCACAACAGAATCACAAGCGTGCTTTCAGCATCGTATGCTGACCTGGAGATCCGAGATGCTCTTGACATGCTTGATGAGCGAGGCACTCAGAACACTGCAGAAGCTAGACGCAATCTTCGTCTCGATGTACAAGAAGAGCTCATCCAATGCAATGGCGAGATCGTGCATGACTTTGGCAAGGTTGCGGAACAGCTCAAGCGTATCGGCAGTGCCATTGCAAACCTCAACACCAGCTGTGTGGAGATGAGGAAGCACATCAATGCTGCGAATCGAGAGACTGGACCAATGCTGGATGAGGCGAAGACGATTTTGGCAGATAAGCACCAAGTTGAGACCAAGCAGCAACTTTTAGATGCTTTCAAGAAGCACTTTGTAGTGTCAGATGCCGACTTGGCTATCCTCACCTCGACCGCTGAACCTGTCAACGACGACTTCTTCCGGGTCCTTACCAGAGTCAAGAAGATCCACGAAGACTGCCAGGTTCTGCTAGGGTCAGAGAACCAGCGTCTTGGTCTTGAGATCCTCGAGCAGAGCTCTCGCCACCTCAACGCTGCTTTCCAGAAGCTGTACAGATGGGTCCAACGAGAGTTCAAGACCCTTGATCTGGAGAATCCTCAGATCAGTGCCGCCATCAGACGAGCATTGAGAGTTCTTGCCGAACGGCCTACACTGTTCCAGAACTGCTTGGACTTCTTCGCCGAGGCTAGACAACATATCCTGTCGAACAACTTCTACTCGGCTTTGACTGGCGCGCCAGTGGACAGAGAGCATCCGGTCATGGGCAAAGCGATCGAGCTGTCAGCGCACGATCCGCTGCGATACATTAGTGACATGCTTGCTTGGGCACATTCAGCGACAGTCTCTGAGCGTGAAGCACTGGAAGTGTTGTTCATTTCGGAAGGCGATGAAATTGCCAAGAGCATCAAAGCTGGGATCGAAAGTGAGCCTTGGTCGCGTGACGAGGCAGGCGACGCCACGCCGTTTGATGGCCGCAAGGCACTGAACGAACTCGTTGACAGAGACTTGACAGGCGTATTCAGGCAGCTCAGGCAAAGGACAGAGCAAGTCGTACAAAGCCACGAGGACGCGACGCTAGCCTACAAGATTTCGAATCTGGTCACTTTCTACACGAGCATCTTCGCGAACCTACTCGGCGAGGGCTCATCACTGCTCGACACCTTACGACCACTCGCCGACACTGCGATGCGATCTTTCAGTTCAATCATGAGAGACCATGTCGCTAGCCTCCACACAGATCTAGCCATCAGCACTGACGACCTGTCCCCACCTGACTTCCTCACGGATGCTCTGCACACCCTGAAAGTGCTCATGAAGAGCTACGATACCTCCATCACGACCAACAACCGCGAGGAGCGCATCGAGGGCTTCCAACCGATCCTCCAAGTGGCTCTCAATCCTTTCCTATCGGGTTGTGAGAACATCACCAAGCGCCTGCGCAGCCCAAACAACCACATCTTCGCACTAAACTGCCTCTTCGCCACCAAAGAAGTGCTAAGCACATACTTCTTCGCCGACCAATCCTCCGCCCTCCAACCACGAATCGACGCCCACGAAGCGGAGCTCGTCGAAGCCATGCACGTTTGGTTCCTTCACGAATCAGGCCTCAAACCACTGGTCGACAACATCACCCGTCCTGAGGACCTCAACACAGCTTGCAAGGATCCCAGCCAGCTGATCTCGATCGCACAGTCGCTGGACGCTTTCTTGCCTACTGCTACGGAAGATGCAAGAGGGTTCCTATCGCAGCTTGAGAATAAGACCTTGGCGAGACGGGTCATTGAGCATGCGGCGGAGCGCTTCTGTGAGGATTTTGAGGAGACGGAGGCGATGGTCGTCCAGGCTGATGACATTCGGGCACGACAGGTTAATGGTGGTGATTCGGAGGAGGAGATGTGGTTGAGGGATTTGTTTCCGAGGACTGTGGGTGATATTAAGGTGTTGCTCAGCTAA